From a region of the Paenibacillus sp. FSL R10-2734 genome:
- a CDS encoding beta-galactosidase, translating to MKKPVATEKFELGVCYYPEHWPESMWEDDYRRMRELGFTIIRIGEFAWSIFEPAEGEFQFGLFDRVIDLAHKHGLQVVLGTPTATPPAWLTYKYPEVLNVTYEGVTLQHGMRRHYNYSSLKYRELCARITEQMAEHYGNHPGVVGWQIDNELNCEISEFYSESDHRAFREWLQHKYVTLEQLNEAWGAVFWNQSYSDWSQVYLPRPTPSPKQPNPHQALDEKRFISDNTISFAKNQADIIRKLAPKQWVTTNGLFGHLDSHELTDGLLDFFSYDSYPQFSTIFYDPNEQNPLNDRGWGLSLSVVRSISPNFCIMEQQSGPGGWVNRMDMPSPKPGQMRLWTYQSIAHGADMVLYFRWRTATMGNEIYWHGINDYHNQPNRRVREAGQIGQELAAAGQALVGTRNQANVAIVRDYANEWDGEYDVWHGPFMWKSNKEWYKALQRKHIPNDVLYLRKKTTLEELARYDVLIYPHPAIMTDETASLLDAYVQQGGKLIFGCRTGYKDERGQCYMRPFPGAARDLCGITVEEFTMVKGSRQPTTISWSGATEVITGADDFNDILRIEDASAEVMAVYASDYYAGKPAVTRNRRGKGEVWYYGAVFNEQAASIIIDQIGLQSPAKWIELPAEVELQIRNGASFSYTFLLNYSETPASLHLHETKTDLLSGTTLSGEITLEGFGVLILH from the coding sequence ATGAAGAAACCTGTCGCAACAGAAAAGTTCGAGCTTGGCGTCTGTTATTATCCGGAGCACTGGCCGGAAAGCATGTGGGAGGACGATTATCGCCGGATGCGAGAATTAGGCTTCACGATCATACGGATCGGGGAGTTTGCCTGGTCGATTTTCGAACCTGCTGAGGGTGAATTTCAGTTCGGGCTCTTTGATCGAGTGATTGATCTAGCTCATAAACATGGTCTTCAGGTTGTGCTTGGCACTCCGACGGCTACACCTCCAGCTTGGCTGACCTATAAGTATCCAGAAGTACTCAATGTGACCTATGAAGGTGTTACGCTTCAGCATGGCATGCGCCGTCATTATAATTACAGCAGCCTCAAATACCGTGAGCTGTGTGCGCGGATTACGGAACAAATGGCTGAACATTATGGGAATCATCCGGGTGTGGTTGGCTGGCAAATTGATAATGAACTGAACTGCGAGATCAGTGAATTTTATTCGGAGAGTGACCACAGGGCTTTTCGGGAATGGCTGCAGCATAAATATGTCACGCTTGAGCAGCTAAACGAGGCTTGGGGGGCTGTTTTTTGGAATCAGAGCTACAGTGATTGGTCTCAGGTATATCTTCCACGTCCGACTCCATCACCTAAGCAGCCCAATCCTCATCAGGCTTTGGATGAAAAAAGGTTCATATCGGACAATACGATTTCTTTTGCCAAAAACCAAGCGGATATCATCCGTAAACTCGCCCCTAAGCAATGGGTAACAACAAACGGTCTGTTCGGGCATCTCGACAGTCATGAATTGACGGATGGATTGCTAGATTTCTTCAGCTATGATTCCTATCCTCAGTTCTCTACTATTTTTTATGATCCGAATGAGCAGAATCCGCTGAATGATAGAGGCTGGGGGCTGTCATTATCGGTTGTTCGTTCCATTTCCCCGAATTTCTGTATTATGGAGCAGCAGTCGGGACCTGGGGGATGGGTGAACCGGATGGATATGCCTTCTCCGAAGCCGGGACAGATGCGGTTATGGACCTATCAATCGATCGCTCATGGCGCCGACATGGTGCTATATTTCCGCTGGCGGACCGCTACGATGGGCAATGAAATTTATTGGCATGGCATTAACGACTACCATAACCAGCCGAACCGAAGAGTGCGGGAAGCGGGACAGATCGGTCAAGAGTTGGCAGCGGCAGGTCAAGCGCTTGTCGGTACACGTAATCAGGCTAACGTTGCTATTGTTCGTGATTATGCTAATGAGTGGGATGGAGAATACGATGTTTGGCATGGTCCATTTATGTGGAAGAGTAACAAGGAGTGGTACAAGGCCCTTCAGCGGAAGCATATCCCAAATGACGTACTCTATTTACGCAAAAAGACAACGCTGGAAGAGCTTGCACGGTACGACGTGCTTATCTATCCTCACCCGGCGATCATGACAGATGAGACAGCGTCACTCCTAGATGCATATGTTCAGCAAGGTGGAAAACTGATCTTCGGATGCAGAACCGGCTATAAGGATGAACGCGGCCAATGCTATATGCGTCCTTTCCCAGGTGCTGCTAGGGATTTATGCGGAATCACAGTCGAAGAATTCACAATGGTTAAGGGCAGTCGTCAGCCAACAACGATTAGCTGGTCGGGTGCGACCGAAGTGATTACTGGGGCAGATGATTTTAATGATATTCTTCGTATTGAGGATGCTTCGGCCGAAGTCATGGCGGTTTATGCCTCTGATTATTATGCGGGAAAACCGGCGGTTACGAGAAATCGTCGCGGTAAGGGTGAGGTGTGGTACTACGGAGCAGTCTTTAATGAACAGGCAGCGTCCATAATCATTGATCAAATCGGTTTGCAGTCGCCAGCAAAGTGGATCGAGCTTCCAGCAGAAGTAGAGCTGCAAATTCGTAACGGGGCTTCTTTCAGCTATACTTTTTTACTTAACTATAGTGAAACGCCTGCCTCTTTACATCTGCATGAGACTAAAACGGATTTACTGAGCGGAACAACGTTATCGGGTGAGATTACTCTGGAAGGCTTTGGTGTATTGATTTTGCATTAA
- a CDS encoding AraC family transcriptional regulator: MKKQWYLPNPAFSKYVCYPEFLGHYTDFPQHTERRSEGFLGSYNLHLIFGGEGYVFHDGERIPMSRGRGFLYPKGAYQQYGSDLGDPWDVRWVHFGTEIALPLLEDADQSRAYLFTFDPEAKLDDLFDEMYSLSESYVTRSEPRLSALLYELLVKLLQNSEPLHGSVPHEVRQSIRSAADIIHVECARPWSLESMARLTGYSSYHFLRLFRMIMGKTPNRYLTDCRLARAKLLLVSTGLSVAQVAIQSGFAQSSYFIKVFRKFEGMSPVKYRQAFGSSS; this comes from the coding sequence ATGAAGAAACAATGGTATTTGCCGAATCCGGCTTTTTCAAAATATGTCTGTTATCCTGAGTTTCTAGGTCATTACACTGACTTTCCACAGCATACAGAGAGAAGAAGTGAAGGGTTTCTGGGAAGCTATAATCTACATTTGATCTTTGGTGGGGAGGGCTATGTATTTCATGACGGAGAACGCATTCCCATGAGCAGAGGAAGAGGTTTCCTATACCCTAAAGGGGCCTATCAGCAGTATGGCTCCGATCTAGGAGATCCTTGGGATGTTCGCTGGGTTCATTTCGGGACTGAAATTGCTTTACCCTTACTAGAGGATGCTGACCAGTCTCGTGCATACTTATTCACCTTTGATCCAGAAGCCAAGCTAGACGATCTATTCGACGAAATGTACTCGCTCAGCGAATCTTACGTGACACGTAGTGAGCCAAGACTATCCGCACTACTCTATGAACTTCTAGTGAAATTGCTACAGAACTCCGAGCCGCTTCACGGTTCAGTACCTCACGAGGTCAGACAGTCTATCCGCAGTGCCGCAGATATCATTCATGTCGAATGTGCCCGCCCATGGTCACTGGAATCGATGGCGAGACTAACAGGGTATAGCAGCTATCATTTTCTACGACTGTTCCGAATGATTATGGGCAAAACACCCAACCGTTACTTAACGGATTGTCGACTGGCCAGAGCCAAGCTTCTACTTGTATCTACTGGGCTCTCTGTTGCTCAGGTAGCGATACAATCAGGCTTTGCCCAATCCAGCTATTTCATTAAAGTGTTCAGAAAGTTTGAGGGCATGTCCCCTGTGAAGTATCGGCAAGCATTCGGATCATCTTCTTGA
- a CDS encoding alpha-galactosidase, whose translation MGISVHEDKGLFHLQSAGMSYILQLINDYPAHVYWGKKLRSDSNLEGLLNLGGNTGLDRLPQEYPQYGTGDFRTPAYQIRLEDGTRITELKYSGYRVMKGKPALAGLPSVYVESDQEAQTLELTLKDDYAKVTVILRYTIYEHSNVITRSVEFTNGGESKLQLLRALSASVDFHAGEMDMIYLAGAWSREGNLTRRRLMQGGTTIGSRRGMSSHQLNPFAALVKPETNENHGEAYGFSLVYSGGFEAEAEVDSFGMTRFTMGLNSFDFSWLLEPGEQFQTPEVVMVYSSEGIGEMSRTYHRLYRTRLCRGLYRDKERPILVNNWEATYFNFNADKLESIAAEGAKLGIELFVLDDGWFGKRDADNSSLGDWVEDLRKLPGGLTDVAQRVNNLGLQFGLWFEPEMISPDSELYRKHPDWCLHVPGRRRSEARWQLVLDYTREDVRQYIYESLSQIFSTVPISYVKWDMNRCLTEIGSAELPAERQGETAHRYVLGLYELLEQITSEFPNILFESCCSGGGRFDPGMLHYMPQTWTSDDTDAVERLKIQYGTSLVYPVSSIGAHVSAVPNHQVGRITPLSFRGDVAMSGNFGYELDLTKFTDEEKELVKEQVANYKQIRSLVQQGNLYRLQSPFEGNETAWMFVSDDQCEALVYYFRVMAVPHPPRRSLKLNGLNPELDYVLEASGEVYGGDRLMQIGLTLPDIQQDYVSGCYKLKARE comes from the coding sequence ATGGGGATTTCGGTTCATGAAGATAAAGGATTGTTCCATTTACAGAGTGCAGGCATGAGCTATATTCTTCAGCTTATTAATGATTATCCGGCACATGTGTATTGGGGGAAAAAGCTGCGTAGTGACAGCAACTTGGAAGGGCTGTTGAATCTAGGGGGGAATACAGGTCTCGACCGGCTTCCGCAGGAATACCCACAATACGGCACGGGAGATTTCAGAACGCCTGCCTATCAAATTCGGCTTGAAGATGGCACACGTATCACGGAATTGAAATACAGCGGGTATCGGGTAATGAAGGGTAAACCAGCGCTTGCTGGCTTGCCTTCGGTATATGTAGAGTCTGATCAAGAAGCACAGACGTTGGAGCTTACGCTTAAGGATGATTACGCCAAGGTAACTGTTATTTTACGATATACCATATATGAGCATTCCAACGTAATTACCCGCTCTGTGGAGTTCACAAATGGTGGGGAATCCAAGCTCCAATTACTCCGAGCACTGAGTGCTAGTGTTGATTTTCATGCTGGCGAAATGGATATGATCTATTTGGCAGGAGCTTGGTCAAGGGAAGGTAATCTGACTCGCAGACGTCTGATGCAAGGCGGAACGACCATTGGGAGCCGCAGAGGGATGAGCAGCCATCAGTTAAATCCATTTGCAGCGCTGGTGAAACCTGAAACGAATGAAAATCATGGCGAGGCATACGGCTTCAGTCTTGTGTATAGTGGAGGCTTTGAAGCCGAGGCAGAGGTTGATTCCTTTGGGATGACACGGTTTACGATGGGGCTGAACTCCTTTGATTTCTCGTGGCTGCTTGAGCCGGGGGAACAATTCCAGACCCCAGAGGTAGTTATGGTGTATTCATCCGAGGGGATCGGGGAAATGTCGAGAACCTATCACCGTCTATACCGGACCCGTTTATGCAGAGGGTTATATAGAGACAAGGAACGGCCGATTCTGGTCAACAACTGGGAAGCTACCTATTTCAACTTCAACGCGGACAAACTGGAGTCGATTGCGGCCGAAGGAGCGAAGCTTGGGATCGAGCTATTCGTGCTGGATGATGGCTGGTTTGGCAAAAGAGATGCAGACAACTCCTCTCTCGGAGATTGGGTGGAGGATCTGCGCAAGCTTCCAGGTGGATTGACTGATGTCGCCCAGCGCGTCAACAATCTAGGCTTGCAGTTCGGCCTCTGGTTCGAACCGGAAATGATCTCGCCAGACAGTGAGCTCTACCGGAAGCATCCCGACTGGTGTCTGCATGTACCGGGACGTCGCCGCAGCGAAGCGCGCTGGCAACTGGTGCTGGACTATACTCGGGAGGATGTGCGCCAGTATATTTATGAGTCGCTGTCCCAGATTTTCTCGACTGTGCCCATTAGCTATGTGAAATGGGATATGAACCGTTGTTTAACGGAGATTGGCTCTGCAGAGCTACCAGCTGAACGCCAAGGGGAAACCGCACATCGTTATGTGCTTGGTCTGTATGAACTATTGGAGCAAATCACTTCAGAGTTTCCAAATATTCTGTTTGAGAGCTGCTGTAGTGGTGGTGGCCGTTTTGACCCAGGCATGCTGCATTACATGCCGCAGACCTGGACTAGTGATGATACGGATGCTGTGGAACGGCTAAAGATTCAGTATGGAACAAGTCTGGTGTATCCGGTTAGTTCGATAGGTGCGCATGTGTCCGCTGTGCCGAATCATCAGGTAGGGCGGATCACCCCGCTGTCCTTCCGTGGAGATGTAGCTATGTCCGGTAATTTCGGTTACGAGCTGGATCTTACGAAGTTTACAGACGAAGAGAAGGAGCTTGTGAAGGAACAGGTTGCGAACTATAAACAGATCCGAAGTCTTGTACAGCAGGGCAATCTGTACCGTCTGCAAAGCCCGTTCGAGGGTAACGAAACGGCATGGATGTTCGTCTCAGACGATCAGTGTGAGGCGCTCGTTTATTACTTCCGGGTAATGGCTGTGCCGCACCCGCCCCGCCGCAGCTTGAAGCTGAATGGCCTGAATCCAGAACTCGATTATGTACTGGAAGCGAGTGGTGAGGTTTATGGCGGTGATCGATTGATGCAGATAGGACTAACGCTACCGGATATCCAGCAGGATTATGTTAGCGGATGTTATAAGCTGAAGGCACGGGAATAG
- a CDS encoding glycoside hydrolase family 2 protein, with the protein MKHLEMKLAKWEFRGCGDEEWLPATVPGTVHTDLLKNGKIADPFYGTNEHELQWIDKKDWEYQTTLQLGEEWSELTCTELIFEGLDTYADVYVNNVHVLAADNMFLAWKVDVKDQLKTGENNIRVRFRSVVKEDLPKLAKLGYALPAPNDQSELGGLDEQRISVFARKAPYHYGWDWGPRFLTSGIWREASLVGRDAVQITDLYIRQNVITKEEARLTAIIEVDAPVAWQGMLRMSADGLEWMQAVTLECGIQQIELDIVVDQPQLWWCRGLGEPHLYTFQADLVQGTEVEGSKSVRTGLRSIQLIREHDAKGASFSFALNGVSVFAKGANHIPNDSFITEVTEERYRHEIATAVESNMNMLRVWGGGFYEEEIFYKLCDEYGLLVWQDFMFACSMYPGDEAFLANVKKEAEYNVKRLRNHPCIALWCGNNEIDSAWSQFEENMGWGWKEKLSAEHRATMWADYEEIFHRILPEAVAAFHPDVDYWPSSPMRNLTGDMNQHATRIVGDGDVHYWGVWHGIEPFENYNTKVGRFMSEYGFQSFPELKTVMSYAEEQDLELTSEVMLAHQKNGRGNLLIKEYMDMYLPQPKDFKSFLYMSHILQAEAIRMAIESHRRNKPYCMGTLYWQMNDCWPVASWAGMDYNGRWKALQYTVRKSFQDVLLSIDGTDRERIDVHVVSDLIKAMNAELVFKLYQFNGSVLREWTHPVELGADSAAIVFSSPVAELVEGQRSDDVLLEICLQADGQTIDRKVHYFVPEKEIPLQRSVITVTETPNSDGLSFTVSSDVLSRGVYLTSEDEGIFSDNYFDLLPGQSKTIEISLRGKDGRDWTPAVPKGLRVQSMVDFVSEALL; encoded by the coding sequence ATGAAACATCTAGAGATGAAACTTGCAAAGTGGGAATTTAGAGGCTGCGGCGATGAGGAATGGCTTCCGGCTACTGTGCCAGGCACGGTCCATACGGATTTACTGAAGAACGGAAAGATTGCGGATCCCTTCTATGGAACAAATGAACATGAGCTACAATGGATTGATAAGAAGGACTGGGAATATCAAACGACTTTGCAGCTTGGTGAAGAGTGGTCAGAGCTTACTTGCACGGAGCTGATCTTTGAAGGTCTTGATACATATGCTGACGTGTATGTGAATAATGTACATGTACTTGCTGCGGACAATATGTTCTTAGCGTGGAAAGTGGATGTCAAAGATCAGCTGAAAACTGGAGAGAACAATATAAGAGTGAGATTCCGCTCTGTAGTAAAAGAGGATCTGCCTAAACTAGCGAAGCTGGGGTATGCATTACCTGCACCGAATGATCAATCCGAGCTTGGGGGACTAGATGAACAGCGGATTAGTGTTTTTGCTCGCAAAGCTCCTTACCATTACGGCTGGGACTGGGGCCCTCGTTTCTTGACCAGTGGGATTTGGCGTGAGGCATCTCTTGTGGGACGTGACGCAGTTCAGATCACAGATCTATATATCCGCCAAAATGTAATCACTAAGGAAGAGGCTCGACTAACGGCAATCATAGAAGTAGATGCTCCTGTGGCATGGCAGGGAATGCTGCGAATGAGTGCAGATGGTTTAGAGTGGATGCAAGCGGTTACTTTAGAGTGTGGCATTCAGCAAATAGAGCTGGATATTGTGGTAGACCAGCCGCAGCTCTGGTGGTGCAGAGGGCTAGGCGAGCCGCATTTATATACATTCCAAGCGGATTTGGTGCAGGGTACGGAAGTTGAGGGGAGCAAAAGCGTAAGAACCGGACTCCGCAGCATTCAACTGATTCGGGAGCATGATGCCAAGGGAGCTTCGTTTTCTTTTGCGCTGAATGGTGTGTCGGTCTTCGCCAAAGGTGCTAACCATATTCCGAATGATAGCTTCATCACAGAAGTAACCGAGGAACGGTATCGGCATGAAATTGCCACGGCGGTAGAATCGAACATGAATATGCTGCGCGTTTGGGGCGGCGGGTTTTATGAAGAGGAGATTTTTTACAAGCTCTGTGATGAATACGGGCTGTTGGTCTGGCAGGACTTCATGTTTGCTTGCAGCATGTATCCGGGGGATGAAGCATTCCTTGCGAATGTGAAGAAAGAAGCGGAATATAACGTCAAAAGATTGCGCAATCATCCCTGCATCGCTCTATGGTGTGGCAATAACGAGATTGATTCGGCTTGGTCACAGTTTGAAGAGAATATGGGCTGGGGCTGGAAAGAAAAACTCAGCGCTGAGCATAGAGCGACCATGTGGGCTGATTATGAGGAAATATTCCACCGTATTCTGCCTGAGGCTGTAGCCGCGTTCCATCCAGATGTGGACTATTGGCCGTCTTCGCCGATGCGGAACTTGACTGGAGATATGAATCAACATGCGACGCGGATTGTAGGCGATGGTGATGTTCATTACTGGGGCGTCTGGCACGGGATTGAGCCTTTTGAGAATTATAATACGAAGGTTGGTCGCTTTATGAGTGAATACGGCTTCCAGTCGTTCCCGGAACTGAAGACCGTAATGAGCTATGCGGAAGAGCAGGATTTGGAGCTTACCTCAGAGGTGATGCTGGCTCATCAGAAGAATGGACGCGGAAATCTGCTGATCAAGGAATACATGGATATGTATCTGCCGCAGCCGAAGGATTTCAAATCATTTCTGTATATGAGTCATATCCTACAGGCCGAAGCGATTCGAATGGCGATTGAAAGTCACAGAAGAAATAAACCTTATTGTATGGGCACTTTATACTGGCAGATGAATGATTGCTGGCCGGTCGCTTCTTGGGCAGGCATGGATTACAACGGTCGCTGGAAAGCATTGCAATATACCGTCCGCAAGAGCTTTCAGGATGTTCTGTTGTCTATCGACGGAACTGACCGTGAGCGGATAGACGTTCATGTCGTATCTGATTTAATAAAAGCAATGAACGCAGAGTTGGTATTTAAGTTGTATCAGTTTAACGGTTCGGTGCTGCGAGAGTGGACACATCCGGTTGAGCTGGGAGCCGATTCTGCTGCTATCGTATTCTCGTCTCCTGTTGCAGAACTGGTAGAAGGTCAGAGATCGGACGATGTATTGCTTGAAATCTGCTTGCAGGCTGATGGTCAGACGATAGACCGCAAGGTGCATTATTTTGTCCCGGAAAAAGAAATTCCGTTGCAGCGTTCAGTAATTACCGTAACGGAAACTCCGAATAGTGATGGTTTAAGCTTCACAGTGTCAAGTGATGTATTGTCTAGAGGCGTATACCTGACCTCAGAAGACGAAGGGATTTTCTCTGATAATTACTTTGATCTACTCCCTGGTCAGTCCAAGACGATAGAGATCTCGCTACGCGGGAAGGATGGAAGGGACTGGACTCCGGCCGTTCCTAAAGGGCTAAGGGTTCAATCGATGGTTGATTTTGTGAGCGAAGCTTTGCTGTAA
- a CDS encoding extracellular solute-binding protein, whose translation MSKKLYSLSFVMIMALSSAIAGCGSNTNNNTNNSAAATDKPTATNAENTAGNTTSNAAAEPAAGADTSGKITFLTNRTDMIGKEYDEYLKRFNEKYPNIKVEFEASQTDYNQQAKVRMASGELPDVMFIPTIPNSDLPKYFASLDDLGLNDQVTFKDFKSFDGKLYGITTGNSTSGIVYNKKAFADAGITEVPKTWDEFLAACEKLKEKGVIPLASNFKDKWPLNDWVYAVPRVIEGKADFPNEKLNTDTPFTMDNGYGKALGLLRELNEKGYLEKDINSTNWEQSKKDIASGKFAMYFLGNWVINQVIGAGTTADNVGFFPLPYDNSGTPSAPLSPDFFYAVSKNSKSVDAAKVFVKWMIEESGYEDFAGFISPLKGKESSLAQLKEFQSTGVVLQEGTVDDAKVTEISNKAQLDLPAVVQEFVLAKDPQSVFDKWNKAWAKAKKDLGY comes from the coding sequence ATGAGTAAAAAGTTATATTCGTTATCTTTTGTTATGATTATGGCATTATCATCAGCCATTGCTGGCTGCGGTTCAAACACTAACAACAACACGAATAACAGCGCTGCCGCAACAGATAAACCCACAGCAACTAATGCAGAGAATACAGCTGGTAACACAACAAGCAATGCAGCTGCTGAACCTGCAGCAGGAGCTGATACCAGCGGTAAAATCACCTTTCTAACCAACAGAACAGATATGATCGGCAAAGAATACGACGAATATTTAAAGCGCTTTAATGAGAAATACCCGAATATTAAAGTCGAATTTGAAGCTTCCCAAACGGATTATAATCAACAAGCTAAAGTGAGAATGGCCAGTGGTGAGCTTCCTGACGTTATGTTCATCCCTACTATTCCTAACTCCGACCTGCCGAAGTATTTCGCTTCTCTAGATGATCTCGGTCTGAATGACCAAGTCACCTTTAAAGACTTCAAATCCTTTGATGGTAAGCTATACGGGATTACTACCGGGAACTCTACTTCAGGGATTGTATATAACAAAAAAGCATTTGCCGATGCCGGCATTACAGAAGTCCCTAAGACTTGGGATGAGTTTCTGGCTGCCTGCGAGAAGCTGAAAGAAAAAGGTGTCATTCCTCTGGCTTCCAACTTCAAAGACAAATGGCCGCTCAATGACTGGGTGTATGCAGTACCACGTGTGATTGAAGGTAAAGCAGACTTCCCAAATGAAAAGCTAAATACAGATACACCTTTCACTATGGATAATGGATACGGCAAAGCACTTGGACTGCTGAGAGAGCTGAATGAAAAAGGCTATCTGGAAAAAGACATTAACTCCACCAACTGGGAACAATCGAAAAAAGACATTGCTTCCGGTAAATTCGCAATGTACTTCCTGGGCAACTGGGTTATCAATCAAGTCATTGGCGCCGGCACTACTGCTGACAATGTAGGCTTCTTCCCACTTCCTTATGACAATTCAGGTACACCGTCTGCTCCACTAAGCCCAGACTTCTTCTACGCGGTATCCAAGAACAGTAAAAGTGTAGATGCGGCTAAGGTTTTTGTGAAATGGATGATTGAAGAGTCCGGTTACGAAGATTTTGCAGGCTTCATCTCCCCACTGAAAGGGAAGGAATCCTCGCTTGCTCAGCTTAAGGAGTTCCAATCCACGGGCGTGGTATTGCAAGAGGGTACTGTAGATGACGCTAAAGTAACTGAAATTAGCAATAAAGCACAGCTTGACTTGCCAGCAGTTGTACAGGAATTCGTTCTTGCTAAAGATCCACAATCGGTCTTTGACAAATGGAACAAGGCTTGGGCTAAAGCTAAGAAAGACCTCGGCTATTAA
- a CDS encoding sugar ABC transporter permease encodes MFGTLSYNKQKTIIIVSFLTIPLLLLATFTYYPALKLIYYSFTNWDGYSPEKPWVGLDNYREVFANPAIFKVFTHNFAYFAMGILQNIVAIYFAIVLNSKLKGKNAFRILLFLPYIMNGVAVAFMFGYVFDTTNGSLNMFLNSIGLTGLGQTSWLGTEGLVNYSLASTGFWRFMGYNMVIYIASLQAIPNDIYEASKIDGAGPFQTLWRITLPNMKPVIQLNLFLTVTGALEVFDLPFVLTKGGPAGASETYVQKVVDTAFAYNNYGLASAMSIILLFFVVIVLLIQQLVLSRGGDK; translated from the coding sequence ATGTTCGGAACACTCTCCTATAACAAACAGAAGACGATAATAATCGTATCCTTCCTTACGATCCCATTGTTGCTGCTCGCAACATTTACGTACTACCCAGCGCTCAAGCTGATCTATTACAGCTTTACGAATTGGGATGGCTATAGTCCCGAGAAACCATGGGTCGGGCTTGATAATTACCGTGAAGTTTTCGCTAACCCTGCAATTTTCAAGGTGTTTACTCATAACTTTGCTTATTTCGCGATGGGAATTCTCCAGAATATCGTCGCTATTTATTTTGCAATTGTGCTGAATAGTAAGCTGAAAGGAAAAAATGCATTTCGAATCTTACTTTTCCTCCCTTACATTATGAACGGAGTCGCCGTCGCCTTTATGTTTGGTTATGTCTTTGACACCACGAACGGCTCCCTGAATATGTTCCTGAATAGCATCGGTCTAACCGGACTAGGACAGACCAGCTGGCTTGGAACAGAAGGACTGGTCAACTATTCTCTAGCCTCCACAGGATTTTGGCGTTTCATGGGCTATAACATGGTAATCTACATCGCTTCCTTGCAGGCCATTCCAAACGATATATATGAAGCCTCAAAGATCGATGGTGCCGGGCCTTTTCAGACGCTTTGGAGAATTACTTTACCAAATATGAAGCCTGTTATTCAGCTCAACTTATTTCTTACCGTCACAGGGGCACTGGAAGTATTCGATCTCCCGTTCGTGTTGACCAAAGGCGGTCCTGCAGGCGCCAGCGAAACTTACGTACAAAAAGTTGTAGATACTGCATTTGCTTATAACAACTATGGCCTTGCTTCTGCCATGAGTATTATCCTGCTCTTCTTTGTCGTCATCGTACTGTTAATTCAGCAACTAGTTCTTAGCCGGGGGGGAGACAAATAG
- a CDS encoding carbohydrate ABC transporter permease translates to MAHSKFSFTGVIKYFTLLIGVFVVLFPPYVVIVNAFKSTDEFNSSSSMALPNSFLNFDNFIAVFQRGGLLNGFGNVLIIIAITLILNILFGTMVAFVLGRFSFKLKPVVFGAYLIATIIPSITTQVATFGIIKSMGLYNTLGAPIVLYIGADVIQIILYLQFIRNIPVDLDESAMVEGASLFRIYRTIIFPLLTPATATLIILKTISIYNDMYIPYLYMPKQSLGVVTTILMRFQGVNSGEWNLICAAILLILLPTVILYFFLQRYIFEGVTSGAVK, encoded by the coding sequence ATGGCACACTCCAAATTCAGCTTCACAGGTGTTATTAAATACTTCACGCTGCTTATCGGCGTATTTGTTGTCCTATTTCCTCCTTATGTGGTTATCGTCAATGCCTTTAAATCAACTGACGAGTTTAACAGCAGCAGCTCCATGGCGCTACCCAATAGCTTTTTAAATTTCGATAATTTCATTGCCGTCTTTCAACGTGGAGGTCTACTTAACGGCTTTGGTAACGTATTAATTATTATCGCTATTACTTTAATTCTGAACATTCTGTTCGGCACTATGGTAGCATTTGTATTGGGACGCTTCTCTTTCAAATTAAAACCCGTTGTCTTCGGCGCTTATCTAATAGCCACCATTATTCCTAGTATCACGACACAAGTGGCGACTTTTGGTATCATCAAAAGCATGGGGCTCTACAATACACTTGGCGCCCCAATCGTGCTCTATATTGGAGCAGATGTGATTCAGATTATTCTATATTTGCAATTCATCCGTAATATTCCCGTGGATCTCGATGAAAGTGCAATGGTAGAAGGTGCATCTTTGTTCAGAATCTATCGAACGATTATTTTCCCATTACTTACGCCAGCTACAGCGACTTTAATTATATTAAAAACCATCAGTATCTATAATGACATGTACATCCCTTATCTATATATGCCAAAACAAAGCCTTGGCGTAGTAACAACGATACTGATGCGGTTCCAAGGGGTCAATTCAGGGGAGTGGAATTTGATTTGTGCGGCTATTCTACTTATTCTACTGCCTACAGTGATTCTATATTTCTTCTTACAGCGTTACATCTTTGAAGGCGTAACCAGCGGCGCGGTCAAATAA